In Camelina sativa cultivar DH55 chromosome 16, Cs, whole genome shotgun sequence, a single window of DNA contains:
- the LOC104752781 gene encoding glucose-induced degradation protein 8 homolog isoform X2, translating to MSLFRIFVNQLEEDDEDMATSKKVITREEWEKKLNAVKLRKEDMNTLVMNFLVTEGYVEAAEKFQRESGTKPEIDLATITDRMAVKKAVQNGNVEDAIEKVNDLNPEILDTNPELFFHLQQQRLIELIRQGRTEEALEFAQEELAPRGEENQAFLEELEKTVALLVFEDASTCPVKELLDISHRLKTASEVNAAILTSQSHEKDPKLPSLLKMLIWAQNQLDEKAVYPHINDLSTGQLEDPSV from the exons ATGTCATTGTTTCGGATTTTTGTTAATCAGcttgaagaagacgacgaagataTG GCTACTTCGAAGAAAGTGATCACACGTGAAGAATGGGAGAAGAAACTAAATGCTGTAAAGCTAAGGAAAGAAGATATGAACACTCTTGTGATGAATTTTCTTGTGACTGAAGGTTATGTAGAAGCTGCTGAGAAGTTCCAAAGGGAGTCTGGAACTAAAC CAGAGATAGATCTTGCGACCATCACAGATCGAATGGCTGTTAAAAAGGCTGTTCAAAACGGAAATGTCGAGGATGCGATTGAGAAAGTTAATGATTTGAATCCTGAG ATACTAGACACGAATCCCGAGCTGTTTTTTCATCTTCAGCAGCAAAGGTTGATAGAACTTATTCGACAAGGGAGGACAGAAGAGGCCTTGGAGTTTGCTCAGGAGGAACTTGCACCACGTGGTGAAGAAAAC CAAGCGTTTCTGGAGGAATTGGAAAAAACTGTAGCCTTACTTGTTTTTGAAGACGCCTCTACTTGCCCTGTTAAAGAGCTTCTTGACATTTCCCACCGCCTTAAGACAGCAAGTGAAGTAAATGCAGCAATTCTTACAAGCCAGAGCCATGAAAAAG ATCCCAAACTTCCAAGCTTGTTGAAGATGCTGATTTGGGCTCAAAATCAACTGGATGAGAAAGCAGTGTATCCGCACATAAATGATTTGTCTACTGGTCAGCTCGAAGACCCGTCAGTATGA
- the LOC104752781 gene encoding glucose-induced degradation protein 8 homolog isoform X1: MSLFRIFVNQLEEDDEDMSQATSKKVITREEWEKKLNAVKLRKEDMNTLVMNFLVTEGYVEAAEKFQRESGTKPEIDLATITDRMAVKKAVQNGNVEDAIEKVNDLNPEILDTNPELFFHLQQQRLIELIRQGRTEEALEFAQEELAPRGEENQAFLEELEKTVALLVFEDASTCPVKELLDISHRLKTASEVNAAILTSQSHEKDPKLPSLLKMLIWAQNQLDEKAVYPHINDLSTGQLEDPSV; encoded by the exons ATGTCATTGTTTCGGATTTTTGTTAATCAGcttgaagaagacgacgaagataTG TCACAGGCTACTTCGAAGAAAGTGATCACACGTGAAGAATGGGAGAAGAAACTAAATGCTGTAAAGCTAAGGAAAGAAGATATGAACACTCTTGTGATGAATTTTCTTGTGACTGAAGGTTATGTAGAAGCTGCTGAGAAGTTCCAAAGGGAGTCTGGAACTAAAC CAGAGATAGATCTTGCGACCATCACAGATCGAATGGCTGTTAAAAAGGCTGTTCAAAACGGAAATGTCGAGGATGCGATTGAGAAAGTTAATGATTTGAATCCTGAG ATACTAGACACGAATCCCGAGCTGTTTTTTCATCTTCAGCAGCAAAGGTTGATAGAACTTATTCGACAAGGGAGGACAGAAGAGGCCTTGGAGTTTGCTCAGGAGGAACTTGCACCACGTGGTGAAGAAAAC CAAGCGTTTCTGGAGGAATTGGAAAAAACTGTAGCCTTACTTGTTTTTGAAGACGCCTCTACTTGCCCTGTTAAAGAGCTTCTTGACATTTCCCACCGCCTTAAGACAGCAAGTGAAGTAAATGCAGCAATTCTTACAAGCCAGAGCCATGAAAAAG ATCCCAAACTTCCAAGCTTGTTGAAGATGCTGATTTGGGCTCAAAATCAACTGGATGAGAAAGCAGTGTATCCGCACATAAATGATTTGTCTACTGGTCAGCTCGAAGACCCGTCAGTATGA
- the LOC104752781 gene encoding glucose-induced degradation protein 8 homolog isoform X4, producing the protein MATSKKVITREEWEKKLNAVKLRKEDMNTLVMNFLVTEGYVEAAEKFQRESGTKPEIDLATITDRMAVKKAVQNGNVEDAIEKVNDLNPEILDTNPELFFHLQQQRLIELIRQGRTEEALEFAQEELAPRGEENQAFLEELEKTVALLVFEDASTCPVKELLDISHRLKTASEVNAAILTSQSHEKDPKLPSLLKMLIWAQNQLDEKAVYPHINDLSTGQLEDPSV; encoded by the exons aTG GCTACTTCGAAGAAAGTGATCACACGTGAAGAATGGGAGAAGAAACTAAATGCTGTAAAGCTAAGGAAAGAAGATATGAACACTCTTGTGATGAATTTTCTTGTGACTGAAGGTTATGTAGAAGCTGCTGAGAAGTTCCAAAGGGAGTCTGGAACTAAAC CAGAGATAGATCTTGCGACCATCACAGATCGAATGGCTGTTAAAAAGGCTGTTCAAAACGGAAATGTCGAGGATGCGATTGAGAAAGTTAATGATTTGAATCCTGAG ATACTAGACACGAATCCCGAGCTGTTTTTTCATCTTCAGCAGCAAAGGTTGATAGAACTTATTCGACAAGGGAGGACAGAAGAGGCCTTGGAGTTTGCTCAGGAGGAACTTGCACCACGTGGTGAAGAAAAC CAAGCGTTTCTGGAGGAATTGGAAAAAACTGTAGCCTTACTTGTTTTTGAAGACGCCTCTACTTGCCCTGTTAAAGAGCTTCTTGACATTTCCCACCGCCTTAAGACAGCAAGTGAAGTAAATGCAGCAATTCTTACAAGCCAGAGCCATGAAAAAG ATCCCAAACTTCCAAGCTTGTTGAAGATGCTGATTTGGGCTCAAAATCAACTGGATGAGAAAGCAGTGTATCCGCACATAAATGATTTGTCTACTGGTCAGCTCGAAGACCCGTCAGTATGA
- the LOC104752781 gene encoding glucose-induced degradation protein 8 homolog isoform X3 → MSQATSKKVITREEWEKKLNAVKLRKEDMNTLVMNFLVTEGYVEAAEKFQRESGTKPEIDLATITDRMAVKKAVQNGNVEDAIEKVNDLNPEILDTNPELFFHLQQQRLIELIRQGRTEEALEFAQEELAPRGEENQAFLEELEKTVALLVFEDASTCPVKELLDISHRLKTASEVNAAILTSQSHEKDPKLPSLLKMLIWAQNQLDEKAVYPHINDLSTGQLEDPSV, encoded by the exons aTG TCACAGGCTACTTCGAAGAAAGTGATCACACGTGAAGAATGGGAGAAGAAACTAAATGCTGTAAAGCTAAGGAAAGAAGATATGAACACTCTTGTGATGAATTTTCTTGTGACTGAAGGTTATGTAGAAGCTGCTGAGAAGTTCCAAAGGGAGTCTGGAACTAAAC CAGAGATAGATCTTGCGACCATCACAGATCGAATGGCTGTTAAAAAGGCTGTTCAAAACGGAAATGTCGAGGATGCGATTGAGAAAGTTAATGATTTGAATCCTGAG ATACTAGACACGAATCCCGAGCTGTTTTTTCATCTTCAGCAGCAAAGGTTGATAGAACTTATTCGACAAGGGAGGACAGAAGAGGCCTTGGAGTTTGCTCAGGAGGAACTTGCACCACGTGGTGAAGAAAAC CAAGCGTTTCTGGAGGAATTGGAAAAAACTGTAGCCTTACTTGTTTTTGAAGACGCCTCTACTTGCCCTGTTAAAGAGCTTCTTGACATTTCCCACCGCCTTAAGACAGCAAGTGAAGTAAATGCAGCAATTCTTACAAGCCAGAGCCATGAAAAAG ATCCCAAACTTCCAAGCTTGTTGAAGATGCTGATTTGGGCTCAAAATCAACTGGATGAGAAAGCAGTGTATCCGCACATAAATGATTTGTCTACTGGTCAGCTCGAAGACCCGTCAGTATGA
- the LOC104752781 gene encoding glucose-induced degradation protein 8 homolog isoform X5: protein MNTLVMNFLVTEGYVEAAEKFQRESGTKPEIDLATITDRMAVKKAVQNGNVEDAIEKVNDLNPEILDTNPELFFHLQQQRLIELIRQGRTEEALEFAQEELAPRGEENQAFLEELEKTVALLVFEDASTCPVKELLDISHRLKTASEVNAAILTSQSHEKDPKLPSLLKMLIWAQNQLDEKAVYPHINDLSTGQLEDPSV, encoded by the exons ATGAACACTCTTGTGATGAATTTTCTTGTGACTGAAGGTTATGTAGAAGCTGCTGAGAAGTTCCAAAGGGAGTCTGGAACTAAAC CAGAGATAGATCTTGCGACCATCACAGATCGAATGGCTGTTAAAAAGGCTGTTCAAAACGGAAATGTCGAGGATGCGATTGAGAAAGTTAATGATTTGAATCCTGAG ATACTAGACACGAATCCCGAGCTGTTTTTTCATCTTCAGCAGCAAAGGTTGATAGAACTTATTCGACAAGGGAGGACAGAAGAGGCCTTGGAGTTTGCTCAGGAGGAACTTGCACCACGTGGTGAAGAAAAC CAAGCGTTTCTGGAGGAATTGGAAAAAACTGTAGCCTTACTTGTTTTTGAAGACGCCTCTACTTGCCCTGTTAAAGAGCTTCTTGACATTTCCCACCGCCTTAAGACAGCAAGTGAAGTAAATGCAGCAATTCTTACAAGCCAGAGCCATGAAAAAG ATCCCAAACTTCCAAGCTTGTTGAAGATGCTGATTTGGGCTCAAAATCAACTGGATGAGAAAGCAGTGTATCCGCACATAAATGATTTGTCTACTGGTCAGCTCGAAGACCCGTCAGTATGA
- the LOC104752783 gene encoding uncharacterized protein LOC104752783, which yields MSQLGFNGSASSKLGYQSPKIGVYSKGVSVLMPGDHIPTFTGYPVPAPVLCVSNSRSSSPNSTIEEC from the exons ATGAGTCAACTCGGGTTCAATGGCTCTGCTTCTTCTAAACTTGGTTACCAATCTCCCAAA ATAGGTGTGTACTCAAAAGGGGTCTCGGTGTTGATGCCAGGAGACCATATACCTACATTCACCGGCTACCCGGTACCCGCACCAGTACTCTGTGTTTCCAATAGTCGAAGTTCAAGTCCAAACTCCACCATTGAAGAATGTTAA
- the LOC104752784 gene encoding uncharacterized protein LOC104752784 has protein sequence MGNCCVSSGTTDEENENVADKNTTIVEEETVVKEVLSETTLLTPSSSFHASTIKDPVKNKIRDDDEKKKPGFLKTGSDPVMIRPGSIDHEEGSEVSEICSLSLSESVSSTVVTNGYDEEDVMMKQRKSQRSPAKTRTRVTGNNNYPTRRTDQSPRKRNNGTCNGARYGSGVRDPGERSGRRSRSPATNRSVMDPNQNSRVGGARTRKNNQSPGRVRQDPNKNGLDQEQHQNYGYTTEELLENPLVSLECFIFL, from the coding sequence ATGGGTAATTGCTGCGTCAGCTCCGGCACCACCGATGAGGAAAACGAGAATGTTGCCGACAAGAACACGACCATTGTCGAAGAAGAGACAGTAGTCAAAGAAGTCTTGTCTGAGACAACTTTGTTAACTCCTTCTTCTAGTTTCCACGCTTCGACGATCAAAGATCCGGTGAAGAACAAGATCCGAGAcgatgatgagaagaaaaaacccGGGTTCTTGAAAACTGGTTCAGACCCGGTTATGATCCGACCCGGTTCGATTGATCATGAAGAAGGCTCGGAGGTTTCGGAGATTTGTAGCTTGAGTCTGAGTGAGAGTGTGTCTTCGACGGTCGTGACGAATGGTTACGATGAGGAGGACGTgatgatgaaacagaggaagtctCAGAGATCTCCGGCGAAGACTCGGACCCGGGTCACGGGTAACAATAATTACCCGACCCGGAGAACCGATCAATCTCCACGTAAGAGAAACAACGGTACGTGCAATGGAGCGAGATACGGGTCGGGTGTGAGAGACCCGGGTGAGAGATCCGGAAGAAGGTCGAGATCGCCGGCGACGAATAGATCGGTGATGGATCCGAATCAGAATAGTCGGGTGGGTGGGGCGAGGACTAGGAAGAACAATCAGTCTCCGGGTCGGGTTAGACAAGATCCTAATAAAAACGGGTTGGATCAAGAGCAGCATCAGAATTACGGTTATACCACTGAGGAGTTGTTAGAGAACCCGCTTGTTTCGTTAGAGTGTTTCATATTTCTCTGA
- the LOC104754112 gene encoding probable disease resistance protein At1g61190, translating into MGNFVCIEISSDQTVDRFIRFLRGKGYIRNLKKNLRRERRHDINKGLKLSSYNYGKSVYLLLEEVKNLKSEGNFEVVAEPAPTSGVEERPTQSTIGQDKLLETAWNRLMEDGVGILGLHGMGGVGKTTLFKKIHNKFSEMASGFDVVIWIVVSQGAKISKIQEDIAQKLHLCGDEWTNKNESDKATDIYKFLKKKRFVLMLDDIWEKVDLEAIGVPDPTREIGRKVVFTTRSREVCGRMGDHEPMEIKCLEPEEAWELFRNKVGYNTLSRDPVIVQLARKVAEKCRGLPLALCVIGETMASKTTVQEWEHAIDVLNTSA; encoded by the exons ATGGGGAATTTTGTGTGTATCGAAATTTCTAGTGATCAAACGGTGGATCGTTTCATTAGATTCTTACGTGGTAAAGGTTATATTCGAAACCTCAAGAAGAATCTCAGG CGAGAGAGGAGACACGACATCAACAAAGGCTTAAAGCTGTCCAG CTACAATTATGGGAAAAGCGTATACTTGTTGTTAGAAGAGGTTAAGAATCTCAAATCAGAAGGTAATTTCGAAGTGGTTGCTGAGCCGGCTCCAACATCTGGAGTAGAGGAGAGGCCTACTCAGTCTACGATTGGTCAGGATAAATTGCTCGAAACGGCATGGAATCGCCTTATGGAAGATGGAGTCGGTATTTTGGGTCTGCATGGTATGGGTGGTGTTGGCAAAACTACACTCTTCAAAAAAATCCACAATAAGTTTTCTGAAATGGCTAGTGGCTTTGACGTTGTGATCTGGATTGTGGTGTCTCAAGGCGCAAAGATTTCAAAGATTCAAGAAGATATCGCACAAAAGCTACACCTTTGTGGCGACGAGTGGACCAACAAAAATGAAAGCGATAAGGCCACcgatatatacaaatttttaaagaagaaaagatttgtATTGATGCTTGATGATATATGGGAGAAAGTGGATTTAGAGGCTATCGGAGTTCCGGATCCAACCAGAGAAATTGGACGCAAAGTAGTATTCACCACTCGTTCCCGAGAAGTATGTGGGCGGATGGGGGATCATGAACCAATGGAAATCAAATGTTTGGAACCAGAGGAAGCATGGGAATTGTTTAGAAACAAGGTCGGATACAATACATTAAGTAGAGATCCTGTTATTGTCCAGCTGGCAAGAAAGGTCGCTGAAAAATGTCGAGGTCTGCCACTTGCGCTCTGTGTCATTGGTGAGACAATGGCATCTAAAACTACTGTACAAGAATGGGAGCATGCAATCGATGTTTTGAATACATCCGCT